The sequence GTGCACCATGGATTTCAGGTAATCCACGGCACCGATGGAGGAAAACTTTGATTGATCGTCACTGAAAAAGGTCTTGTAGATATTGCGTTGCACCGTAGGACTGCCATGGGTTGAGCTGAAGGAGACCCCTAAACGACCGGAACGGATAAACTCCTGATCCAATCCGGATGCAGCCAGAACATCACCGGCGACCTTGCAGGCGTAATAGGCGACGGGCCCCATGGTTTTGGTATCCTTGCGTGCAAACCCAAAATCAATGGGATAATCAACGGTACCGAATACTTTCGAGTGGATACGCTCCGTGAGCAGACCATCATCCCGCAGGGCTTTAACCCCAGACTTCCCCCGGCGCAGACTCTCTACAATGGCATCTTTTCCGTAGCCAATGGGGGTAATGGCAGAACAGGCGGTGATAACGACTCGTCTTGTCATAAGGGAATCACCAATCAGCTACTGTGGGCAGTCTGGATGGTCTCGATGTAATCGAGGATATCACTGATGGTACGGATACTCATCGCCTGTTCCTTTTCTTTTCGTGATATTTGATAACCGAGCATGTCTTCGATTTTCGCAAGCAATTCAATGGCATCAATACTATCAAAGCCGTGATCATCTCTAAGGTTATCGGTTAATCCCGGATCCTCAAATTCAAATTCGTCTACTAAAATTGCTACGATTTTTCCCTGCAGTTCATCTCTTGTCATGGTGTTTTTGTATGTTTGAATAGTTTCAATCTAAGCTTTTTTACTGTTTGATACTACACAGTTTCCCGATAAAATGAAAACAGAATGTTCACCCCCCAAAGGGGAACTGAAAAAAGCATGAGAAATGTGGGCTAATGATATTTGACAGCTCATTCCGAATAAGAGATACTACAATTATGGTAAAGTATTTGTAAACCAAAAGACACACCGAGACAACGCCCTGGAAGATCAGAATATGAATGCCACAAACATGC comes from Desulfocapsa sulfexigens DSM 10523 and encodes:
- a CDS encoding acyl carrier protein; the protein is MTRDELQGKIVAILVDEFEFEDPGLTDNLRDDHGFDSIDAIELLAKIEDMLGYQISRKEKEQAMSIRTISDILDYIETIQTAHSS